A genomic window from Thiomonas arsenitoxydans includes:
- the soxZ gene encoding thiosulfate oxidation carrier complex protein SoxZ, which yields MAFPMRMRANVEGDAVVVRVLMTHPEETGLLKDKAGQIIPAHFIQSVTCKNGDKTVMTCDWGTAISKNPFLEFRFKGGKAGDKVTVSWIDNKGDTSTADTTVS from the coding sequence ATGGCATTTCCGATGCGTATGCGGGCGAACGTCGAAGGCGACGCTGTGGTCGTTCGCGTTCTGATGACCCACCCCGAAGAGACCGGCCTGCTGAAAGACAAAGCTGGCCAAATCATTCCCGCCCACTTCATCCAGTCCGTCACCTGCAAAAATGGGGACAAGACCGTGATGACCTGCGACTGGGGCACGGCCATCTCGAAAAACCCGTTCCTGGAGTTCCGTTTCAAGGGCGGTAAAGCCGGTGACAAAGTGACTGTGTCCTGGATCGACAATAAGGGCGATACGTCCACTGCAGACACCACGGTGTCTTGA
- the soxY gene encoding thiosulfate oxidation carrier protein SoxY, which translates to MNQTRRQVMQIGAGAAALGVAATAGLMPNIALAADAPGWNAPLFEAKSFADVAKIWGGTPTESTDVTIIGPDIAENGAVVPVGLKSNAAGTTALGIVIEKNPTSLAALFNMTDASVPNVATRVKMAQTSNVYAVAKVGDKLLFSKKEIKVTLGGCGG; encoded by the coding sequence ATGAATCAAACTCGTCGCCAGGTCATGCAGATTGGTGCAGGCGCGGCCGCCCTGGGCGTTGCTGCAACCGCTGGTCTCATGCCCAATATTGCCCTGGCTGCTGACGCTCCGGGTTGGAATGCGCCCCTGTTCGAAGCCAAGTCGTTTGCCGATGTGGCGAAAATCTGGGGCGGAACTCCTACCGAGAGCACCGATGTCACCATCATCGGCCCGGACATTGCCGAAAACGGCGCTGTGGTGCCTGTAGGTTTGAAGAGCAATGCAGCCGGTACCACCGCGCTGGGTATCGTGATCGAAAAGAACCCTACTTCCCTGGCCGCCTTGTTCAACATGACCGACGCTTCAGTGCCCAATGTGGCTACCCGCGTCAAGATGGCGCAGACCTCCAACGTCTATGCCGTGGCCAAGGTTGGCGACAAGCTGCTGTTCAGCAAAAAAGAGATCAAGGTCACGCTGGGTGGTTGCGGCGGCTGA
- a CDS encoding c-type cytochrome yields MSNSRIRKAALAVILGGMFVGGATVASAAGMPVHPQVPAKDLKLDATLGRTATPDEIKAWNIDVRPDFAGLPVGQGSVATGTKLWEAKCASCHGDFADSNAVFPPLVGAYQATKQDIKTGRVAKLANTNDGATTIEKLSTLSTLFDYIHRAMPWNEPGSLTWDDTYALVAYLLNLANVVPGNFVLTRDNVQQVQDMLPNRNGMIWNHGMWPGKEIGNGGIPDTHNTDCMKNCAPAPKITSFIPEFALNNNGNLADQYRTWGPIRGMMTESAAEQEKKAKEKAAADSNPDAKVVALLKDKSCLACHSLGDNKLVGPGYKEVAGKYAGKKDMVAELTTRIIKGGSGVWGSIPMPPQTISEGDAKMIAQWIVDGAKQ; encoded by the coding sequence ATGTCCAACTCGCGAATTCGTAAAGCCGCGCTGGCGGTCATTCTGGGAGGAATGTTTGTCGGCGGCGCCACGGTGGCCTCGGCGGCGGGCATGCCCGTCCATCCCCAAGTCCCCGCAAAGGACCTGAAGCTCGATGCCACCCTGGGTCGTACGGCAACGCCCGATGAAATCAAGGCCTGGAACATCGACGTTCGCCCTGATTTCGCCGGCCTGCCGGTCGGTCAAGGCAGCGTGGCAACCGGCACCAAGCTGTGGGAGGCCAAGTGCGCTTCGTGCCACGGTGACTTTGCCGATTCCAACGCGGTGTTCCCGCCTCTGGTCGGTGCCTACCAGGCCACCAAGCAGGACATCAAGACGGGTCGTGTCGCCAAGTTGGCGAATACCAATGATGGTGCAACCACCATTGAAAAGCTGTCCACGCTGTCCACGCTGTTCGACTACATCCACCGCGCCATGCCTTGGAATGAGCCGGGCTCGCTGACCTGGGACGACACTTATGCGCTGGTGGCCTACCTGTTGAACCTCGCCAACGTGGTGCCCGGCAACTTCGTGCTGACCCGTGACAACGTGCAACAAGTTCAGGACATGCTGCCTAACCGCAATGGCATGATCTGGAACCACGGCATGTGGCCCGGCAAAGAGATCGGGAATGGGGGTATCCCGGATACCCACAACACGGATTGCATGAAAAACTGCGCTCCAGCTCCCAAAATCACCAGCTTCATTCCTGAGTTTGCGCTGAACAATAACGGCAATCTGGCAGATCAGTACCGTACCTGGGGCCCGATCCGCGGCATGATGACCGAATCAGCGGCAGAGCAGGAAAAGAAAGCCAAGGAAAAAGCCGCGGCGGACAGCAATCCTGACGCCAAGGTGGTTGCTCTTTTGAAAGACAAGTCCTGCCTGGCCTGCCATAGCTTGGGTGACAACAAGCTGGTCGGCCCAGGTTACAAGGAAGTCGCTGGCAAGTATGCCGGCAAAAAAGATATGGTCGCCGAGTTGACCACACGGATCATCAAGGGCGGTTCAGGTGTTTGGGGCTCTATCCCCATGCCGCCGCAAACCATCAGCGAAGGCGATGCCAAGATGATTGCGCAGTGGATTGTCGACGGCGCGAAGCAGTAA
- the soxC gene encoding sulfite dehydrogenase: protein MSDYTKKLGRLRKAPENFLSAEQIAQVQGGRRDFLRKAFLTASATMAAGGAANVYAADRKDWEGDKGSKFILKEQEWRTTLGAPVNEPPYGMPSKYEKDLVRRISPGLAAVNQANVAFAPLQGMFGIVTPAGLHFNRSHQGWYDINPEDFRFMVMGEKNLIKNPKVYTVGDIMRMQPVSRFHFIECGANSAMEWGNVALPTVQYTHGMVSCSEFTGVPLIDILEDCGADLKGVRFIMAEGADGSTENRTIPMSLVLSGEVLVAYGQNGEMLRPENGYPLRLVVPGVEGVSNIKYLRRIKLGTQPFATKDETVGYVDLMPDGRLRQYTSVMEVKSVITSPSGGQVLLDKGLYNVSGLAWSGRGKIKRVDVSFDGGVNWQPARLEGPIQSKAFTRFNVPWVWKGQVAFLQSRAIDETGMVQPTYEELRKVRGTRSVYHNNAIQTWQVEENGDVRNVQLANS from the coding sequence ATGAGTGACTACACAAAAAAGCTAGGCCGGCTGCGTAAAGCACCGGAAAACTTCCTGAGCGCTGAGCAGATCGCCCAGGTTCAGGGAGGTCGCCGCGACTTTTTGCGTAAAGCGTTTCTGACGGCCAGCGCCACCATGGCCGCTGGCGGTGCAGCGAACGTCTACGCAGCCGATCGCAAAGACTGGGAGGGTGACAAGGGCAGCAAGTTCATCCTGAAAGAGCAGGAGTGGCGCACCACTCTGGGCGCTCCGGTGAACGAGCCGCCTTACGGCATGCCGTCCAAGTACGAAAAAGACTTGGTGCGCCGCATCAGTCCGGGTCTGGCTGCGGTGAATCAGGCCAACGTGGCCTTTGCGCCGCTGCAAGGCATGTTCGGTATCGTCACGCCGGCGGGTCTGCACTTCAACCGCTCGCACCAGGGCTGGTACGACATCAACCCGGAAGACTTCCGCTTCATGGTGATGGGTGAGAAGAATCTCATCAAAAACCCCAAGGTCTATACCGTGGGCGACATCATGCGCATGCAGCCGGTGTCGCGCTTCCACTTCATCGAATGCGGCGCCAACTCCGCAATGGAATGGGGTAACGTGGCCCTGCCGACCGTGCAATATACGCACGGCATGGTGTCCTGCTCCGAGTTCACCGGTGTGCCGCTCATCGACATTCTTGAAGACTGCGGCGCCGACCTCAAGGGTGTTCGCTTCATCATGGCGGAAGGCGCTGACGGCTCGACCGAAAACCGCACCATCCCGATGTCGCTCGTGCTGTCGGGCGAGGTGCTGGTGGCCTACGGCCAGAACGGTGAAATGCTCCGCCCGGAAAACGGCTACCCGCTGCGTTTGGTGGTGCCGGGGGTCGAAGGCGTTTCCAACATCAAGTACCTGCGCCGCATCAAGCTCGGTACCCAGCCTTTCGCCACCAAGGACGAAACCGTGGGCTACGTCGATCTGATGCCCGATGGCCGTCTGCGTCAATACACCTCGGTCATGGAAGTCAAGTCGGTGATCACCTCGCCGTCCGGTGGTCAGGTGTTGTTGGACAAAGGGCTTTACAACGTCTCGGGTCTGGCTTGGTCGGGCCGCGGCAAAATCAAGCGTGTCGATGTCTCGTTCGACGGCGGCGTGAACTGGCAGCCCGCGCGTCTTGAAGGGCCGATCCAGAGCAAGGCATTCACTCGGTTCAATGTGCCTTGGGTTTGGAAGGGGCAGGTCGCCTTCCTGCAAAGTCGCGCGATTGACGAAACCGGCATGGTGCAGCCCACCTATGAAGAACTGCGCAAAGTGCGCGGTACTCGGTCCGTCTATCACAACAACGCAATCCAAACTTGGCAAGTTGAAGAAAATGGAGATGTTCGCAATGTCCAACTCGCGAATTCGTAA
- a CDS encoding ArsR/SmtB family transcription factor, whose amino-acid sequence MPQTDTLPELVTSPADDLSVDADRVFDSAAELFGVLATPLRLRILNSICTGEKSVTEIMDSVDSTQPNVSQHLKVLYQAGVVAKRRVGNLVYYRVQSEKAVQLCRTVCTQIAIELDDPESVSQTDRLARRAY is encoded by the coding sequence ATGCCACAAACTGACACGCTCCCGGAACTGGTGACGTCGCCCGCAGATGATCTCTCGGTCGACGCGGATCGGGTGTTCGATTCCGCCGCCGAGCTCTTCGGCGTCCTCGCCACCCCCCTGCGCTTGCGCATCCTCAATTCCATCTGTACAGGCGAAAAAAGCGTGACAGAAATCATGGACTCGGTCGATTCGACCCAGCCCAATGTGTCCCAGCATCTCAAGGTGTTGTATCAAGCCGGTGTGGTCGCCAAGCGCCGCGTCGGTAATCTGGTTTATTACCGTGTGCAGAGCGAGAAGGCAGTGCAGTTGTGCCGGACCGTGTGTACTCAAATTGCCATCGAGCTCGACGATCCTGAATCGGTTTCGCAGACGGATCGCCTGGCCCGACGTGCCTACTAA
- a CDS encoding propionate--CoA ligase yields MIDASYADFYRRSVDSPEAFWAEQAQAIDWKKPWNSVLDRSRPPFSAWFSGGLTNLCHNAVDRHLPERAGQAALVYVSTETGQEVSYSYAELHREVQIMAASLQSLGVTQGDRVLIYMPMIPEAVFAMLACVRLGAVHSVVFGGFASVSLAARIDDAQPKVIVSADAGSRAGKVVSYKPLLDEALRLSQHPPEQVIVVDRGLADWARQQPRDVSYADLRTRHARAEVPCVWVDSTHPSYILYTSGTTGKPKGVQRDTGGYAVALQLSMRVIFGGQPGETFFCTSDIGWVVGHSYIVYAPLLSGMTTILYEGTPIRPDAAVFWRIVEQYRVNQMFSAPTAMRVLKRHDPALLQRHDLSSLRAIFLAGEPLDEPTGRWAAESLNKPVIDNYWQTETGWPILATPLGFPDVASRMGSPGVSMPGYKVCLRNETDGEPVAPGEKGVVAIDWPLPPGCLQTIWGDDARFVDTYWSTYPNRQVYSTFDWGRQDADGYLYILGRTDDVINVAGHRLGTREIEESISAHPAVAEVAVVGVQDALKGQAAWAFVVLRPGQDNVTAQASQASIAAHVDAQLGAVARPQRICLVTALPKTRSGKMLRRAIQAICEGRDPGDLTTLEDPLALQQIPDAIARP; encoded by the coding sequence ATGATTGATGCGTCTTACGCCGATTTTTACCGCCGCAGCGTCGATTCACCCGAAGCTTTCTGGGCCGAGCAGGCGCAGGCCATCGATTGGAAAAAACCGTGGAACAGTGTGCTCGACCGCAGCAGGCCGCCATTCTCCGCCTGGTTTTCGGGGGGCTTGACCAACCTCTGTCACAACGCGGTCGACCGTCATCTGCCGGAGCGCGCCGGGCAAGCCGCGCTGGTGTATGTGTCCACCGAAACGGGGCAGGAGGTCAGTTACAGCTACGCCGAGCTGCACCGCGAAGTGCAGATCATGGCGGCCAGTCTGCAGAGTCTGGGCGTCACCCAGGGCGACCGGGTGCTGATCTATATGCCGATGATTCCCGAGGCGGTGTTCGCCATGCTGGCCTGCGTGCGTCTGGGTGCGGTGCATTCGGTGGTGTTCGGCGGGTTCGCGTCGGTGAGCCTTGCGGCGCGTATCGATGATGCGCAACCCAAAGTCATCGTCAGCGCCGACGCTGGATCGCGCGCGGGCAAGGTCGTGTCGTACAAACCCTTGCTCGACGAAGCGCTGCGTCTGTCGCAGCATCCGCCCGAGCAGGTCATCGTGGTCGATCGCGGGCTGGCGGATTGGGCCCGGCAGCAGCCGCGCGATGTTTCCTACGCCGATTTGCGTACCCGGCATGCCCGGGCGGAAGTGCCCTGCGTCTGGGTCGATTCCACCCATCCGAGCTACATCCTCTATACCTCGGGCACGACGGGCAAACCCAAGGGCGTGCAGCGCGATACCGGGGGCTATGCCGTGGCGCTGCAACTGTCCATGCGCGTGATTTTCGGCGGCCAGCCCGGGGAGACGTTTTTCTGTACGAGCGACATCGGCTGGGTCGTGGGGCATAGCTACATCGTGTATGCGCCTTTGCTCTCCGGCATGACCACCATTCTGTACGAGGGCACCCCCATCCGCCCGGATGCCGCTGTGTTCTGGCGCATCGTCGAGCAGTATCGCGTCAATCAGATGTTCTCCGCCCCAACCGCCATGCGCGTGCTCAAGCGCCATGACCCCGCGCTGTTGCAGCGGCACGACCTGTCGAGTCTGCGTGCCATTTTTCTCGCGGGCGAGCCGCTGGACGAACCCACCGGCCGCTGGGCGGCCGAATCGCTGAACAAGCCGGTGATCGACAACTATTGGCAAACCGAAACTGGCTGGCCCATTCTGGCAACTCCGCTGGGATTTCCCGACGTGGCTTCTCGCATGGGCTCCCCCGGCGTTTCCATGCCGGGTTACAAAGTCTGCCTGCGCAACGAAACAGACGGCGAGCCGGTCGCTCCCGGCGAAAAAGGCGTGGTGGCGATCGACTGGCCGCTGCCGCCCGGTTGCCTGCAAACCATCTGGGGCGACGACGCCCGTTTTGTGGATACCTACTGGAGTACATACCCGAACCGGCAGGTGTATTCCACCTTCGACTGGGGCCGTCAGGACGCCGACGGCTATCTCTACATCCTCGGCCGCACCGACGATGTCATCAATGTGGCCGGACACCGGCTCGGCACGCGCGAAATCGAAGAGAGCATCAGCGCGCATCCCGCAGTGGCCGAGGTGGCCGTCGTGGGCGTGCAGGATGCGCTCAAAGGACAGGCCGCCTGGGCCTTCGTGGTGCTGCGTCCGGGGCAGGATAATGTGACTGCGCAGGCCAGTCAGGCCTCCATCGCCGCCCACGTCGACGCCCAACTTGGCGCCGTCGCTCGACCCCAGCGCATCTGCCTGGTGACGGCACTGCCCAAGACCCGCTCAGGAAAAATGTTGCGTCGCGCGATCCAGGCGATTTGCGAAGGCCGTGACCCCGGCGACCTCACTACACTGGAAGACCCGCTTGCCCTTCAGCAAATTCCTGATGCAATTGCGCGTCCCTGA
- the acuI gene encoding acrylyl-CoA reductase (NADPH), producing MFTAWKLNQTDQGFSATLAAWPDEELPAGDVTVAVEYSTLNYKDALALTNRGPVVRRWPMVPGIDGAGTVLESTHADWQPGDRWVLNGWGVGETHWGCLSQRARLNGDWLIRLPKAFTARQAMALGTAGYTAALCVLAIERHGALPAQGSVLVTGASGGVGSVAVALLAKMGWKVVASTGKLQEEAYLRALGAAEVIDRNTLSSPGKPLQKERWAAVVDTVGSHTLANACAQTRWGGVVAACGLAGGMDFPTTVAPFILRGVTLAGIDSVMQPQSARCKAWQKLADLIDAPMLDQIAHDIPLDQAQAAAQELLDGKVRGRLVVKI from the coding sequence ATGTTCACTGCCTGGAAACTCAATCAGACCGATCAAGGCTTCAGTGCCACCCTGGCGGCATGGCCAGACGAAGAACTCCCTGCGGGAGACGTGACCGTCGCGGTGGAATATTCCACCCTGAACTACAAAGACGCGCTGGCGCTGACCAACCGCGGCCCGGTCGTGCGGCGCTGGCCCATGGTGCCGGGCATCGACGGCGCAGGCACGGTGCTTGAAAGCACGCATGCCGACTGGCAGCCTGGCGACCGCTGGGTGCTCAACGGCTGGGGCGTGGGCGAAACGCATTGGGGCTGCCTGAGCCAGCGAGCGCGGCTCAATGGAGACTGGTTGATCCGGCTGCCCAAGGCCTTCACCGCGCGACAGGCTATGGCGTTGGGTACGGCCGGTTATACCGCGGCGCTGTGCGTGCTGGCGATCGAGCGGCATGGCGCGCTTCCCGCGCAGGGCAGCGTGCTGGTGACGGGGGCAAGCGGTGGCGTAGGCAGCGTGGCTGTGGCACTGCTGGCCAAAATGGGATGGAAGGTCGTGGCGTCAACCGGGAAATTGCAGGAGGAAGCCTATTTGCGTGCGCTCGGGGCTGCTGAAGTGATCGACCGCAACACGCTTTCGTCGCCCGGCAAACCGTTGCAGAAAGAGCGCTGGGCGGCGGTGGTGGATACGGTGGGCAGCCACACCCTGGCCAACGCCTGCGCGCAAACCCGCTGGGGCGGCGTGGTGGCCGCGTGCGGTCTGGCGGGAGGCATGGATTTCCCGACCACGGTGGCGCCCTTCATTCTGCGGGGCGTGACACTGGCGGGAATCGACAGCGTGATGCAGCCCCAGTCGGCTCGGTGCAAAGCCTGGCAGAAGCTGGCCGATCTGATCGATGCGCCGATGCTCGATCAGATCGCTCACGACATCCCGCTCGATCAGGCTCAAGCGGCCGCGCAAGAATTGCTCGACGGCAAAGTGCGGGGTCGGCTTGTGGTGAAGATTTGA
- a CDS encoding C40 family peptidase has translation MRVNPLFAQIALACCLLGPCGITSVWAGPRVLPQIDPAQPSEKAVQDVQNAQRDDASLRQWLTQNGFVHQVSTRASDLVVNALSFLGVKYRYGGDSARSGFDCSGFVRYVYQETLGTVLPHNAAEQAHEGEKIPESQLKPGDLVFFNTLRRAFSHVGIYIGDGQFIHSPRPGQTVRVENLDSPYWAKRFDGARRIMTSPQTEVAQDDPGSSPSDTAAQAGQ, from the coding sequence ATGCGTGTCAACCCCTTGTTCGCCCAGATTGCCTTGGCCTGTTGCCTGTTAGGACCATGCGGCATCACCTCAGTCTGGGCCGGCCCGCGTGTGCTGCCCCAGATCGACCCGGCGCAGCCCTCTGAAAAAGCGGTGCAAGACGTGCAAAACGCCCAGCGCGACGACGCCTCGCTGCGCCAATGGTTGACGCAAAACGGCTTTGTGCATCAGGTCTCCACCCGGGCTTCCGATCTGGTGGTCAATGCGCTGAGCTTTCTGGGCGTGAAATATCGCTACGGCGGCGACTCTGCGCGCAGCGGCTTCGATTGCTCGGGTTTTGTGCGCTACGTCTATCAGGAAACGCTGGGCACGGTACTGCCGCACAACGCCGCGGAGCAGGCGCACGAAGGCGAAAAGATTCCGGAAAGCCAGCTCAAACCGGGCGATCTGGTGTTTTTCAACACGCTGCGCCGAGCCTTCTCGCATGTGGGCATTTACATCGGCGATGGTCAGTTCATTCACTCTCCCCGACCAGGCCAGACTGTGCGCGTCGAAAATCTCGATTCGCCTTACTGGGCCAAACGCTTCGACGGCGCGCGCCGCATCATGACGAGCCCGCAGACCGAAGTCGCGCAAGACGACCCAGGCAGCAGCCCGAGCGACACGGCGGCACAGGCGGGGCAATAA